A window of Clostridium taeniosporum genomic DNA:
TATCATATAAATATTGCCTCCCTATCATCTATTTTCTCTTCTTTAAATATTGTTCCATGATCTTTATATTTTCTTAAAACAAAATGTGTGCTAGTACTTACCACATATTGTTGTATTGCAAGTTTTTCTGATACAAAAAGAGCTACTTCCTTCATAGTTTTTCCTTCTACTATAACTGTTAAATCAAATCCACCAGACATTAAATAACAAGCTGTAACTTCTGGAAATTTATATATTCTTTCTGCAACTTTATCAAAACCTTCTCCCCTTTGAGGAGTTATTCTAACTTCAATTAATGCTGTTACAATTTCTTTACCTGTATTCTCCCAATTAACCAAAGTAGTATATCCTGCTATAATGCTTTTATCTTCATAATCTTTAATTGCTTCTTTAACCTCATCAACACCTTTTCCAGACATAGTTGCTATCTGTTCATGAGTATAACGACTATTTTGTTCTAATATTTCTAGTATTTCTTCCATAAATAAATACCTCCTTAAAATTAATGACTATTAGGCCTATGAAAATAAATAACAAGTCAAAGATGCCACGAATATTTTATGAATACAATGACTTTAATTCTACTAATAGTTGTGCTATTAGTAGATTTCAGGGAATAAGTAGTTCACAAAATAAACTAGCATACTGACTAGTTATTTATTTGAATGTGCCTTAGATAAAATTTTAATTGTAATATACATCTCTAAAACTTAATTCTTTATTTAATTAGCTTTTCAAACTAAAAAAATTTTATACTTTTCTATATAAAAAAGTGGGTATATCACACTTTTTAGTTGAGAATAGAGAGTTGAGAATTTTAGCTGGAAATCTTAAAGACCTTATAAATATATATTTTTTTATATATTTTTTAAAACTCCACTACCCCCATTTATAAGTATACATTTGGTGATTATATATTTAAAATACAGTATTTTATAAGTTACCCAAAGACCTTCCAGCTACATAATTTCCTAAATAAAAAAACCCCCATCCCCAACAAGGGACGAAGGATAAACTACGCGGTACCACCCTAATAAGTATAACTACTCACTCCATAGAAGTGTTATAAACACTTCAACCTCTATAACGTAAGGAACACGTCATCATCTAATTAAGAATATTAATTCTTATTTTTCAATGTGAAATTCAAAGGCTGCTTCTATAAAGTTTACTTACTGGACTCCCACCGCATATCCAACTCTCTGAAAAGCTTACTAAATATACTCTTCCTTATCACAATTTTTAACATATCATTTTAATATATTATACCTATACATTGGTTTAAATTCAATAGTATATCATGTTATTTTTATTAATTTGCTAATTAGCTTAGATAAAATTACTTTTTACTTTTACTTTTTAACTAACACATAACAACTTAATTTAGGTATTTTTAACACATTTCCTTCTATATATGTTAATTCCTCTATTCCTGCTTTATTCTCATTAACTATTACACTCCAACTGCTTTTATCTAACTTAATTTCTTCAGAATTAAAATTTGCGTTATATATTATACATATTTCTTTCCACTTACTTTGTAAATTATTTAAATTTATTTTAAAAGCAACTATCTTATCATTATAAAAATTTATATTTTTCTCTAAAAATCTTAAATTTTCTCTTATCTCATTACTACTATTCATCCTAAATCCTTTGCAAAATTTTCTTAACTTTATAAGACCTTTATAATAATCTAATATATCTTTATATTTTATCCTTCTGCTCCAATCTAATGCATTGACATAATCAGGAGCATTATAACTATTACTATTTAAGCTTCCATCTTTATTTTTCTTAGTTCGCAAAAATTCTTCTCCTGCTTGAAAAAAAGCAATTCCTTGAGATGTTAAAACTATAGCTGCTGATAATTTATTCATTGATTTTAAATCTTCTTCTAAATAATTTCTATTAGCCATACACAATTTATCCCATAACGTATAATTATCATGTGATGAAGTATACGTAACTGTTTGATAGGGCTCATTTGCCCATGGAAATTTACTATATCTTAATTTATCATATTTTATCTGATCATGTTTTACAGAAGCAACTACTCCAAATTTTATAGTTTCTTCTAAATTATATTCTCCACTTATAAACCCTTTTGAGTTTGAGTCAAAAACATTTCCTTTTATTCCATCTCTAATATCATCACTAAAAACTGCTAATTTCATATCTCCAAATTTACTTATATTAAATTTAATAGTTTTATCCCAATCTGGTAAAGGTGATACTCCCCCAGTCCATCCTTCTCCATACATAAGTATAGACTTATCTATCTTATCTAGCTTTCTCCTTATATCTTTCATAATTTCTATATCATATAACCCCATTAAATCAAATCTAAATCCATCTATATGATATTCTTTTGCCCAATAAATTATAGAGTCAATTATAAATTTCTTAACCATATTTCTCTCAGTAGCTAGTTCATTTCCACATCCTGATCCATTTGAAAACCTACCATCACTATTTTGCCTATAGTAATAATTAGGAACTATACAATTTAAATTAGAATTATAACCTGAATGAGTATGATTATAAACAACATCCATGACTATTCTTATTCCATATTCATGCAAAGTTTTAATCATATTTTTAAACTCTATTATTCTCTTTTCTCCATTAAACGGATCTAATGAATATGAGCCCTCTGGTACATTAAAATTTTTAGGATCATATCCCCAATTATAATTTTTAGGATTTGATTCATCTACTGTAGCATAATCAAATATAGGCATTAAATGAATATGAGTTATTCCCAGATCTCTTATATATTCTAAACATGTTGGAATATTAGTTCCCGGTATATGGGTTCCTTTTTCATATACACCATCATACTTACCTCTAAATTTCTCAGTAACACCAGAGGTTTCACTTACTGAAAAATCTCTTATATGCATTTCATATATAATAGCATCTGTTGGACTTATAAATTTAGGCTTAATATCATTCTCCCATCCTTCTGGATTTGTGGATTGCAAGTCAATTACCATTCCCATATTTCCATTTACATTAACTGCTTTAGCATATGGATCAACAACTTCTATTTCATTTTCTCCATTATTAACTATATAGTTATAATAAACCCCATTTAAATCTTCATAAATTTCCAGACTCCATATTCCTTTTTCTTTTTTTTCCATATCCAAAATCTTATTTTCTTTTTTATAATATAAAACTATTTTTACAGTTTTAGAAACTGGAGCCCATAATATAAACTCTGTTTTTTCTTTTGAATAAATTGCACCTAACTTACCACAATAATTTTCATGTTCATATAATATGGATTGCATCATAATTCTTAGCACCTCTAATACTTTTAATAAATTTATATTTAAAACCTTATTTTTAAATATATGGATAATATTTCAAAACATATACTTATATTATAACATTTTTGAAAATTAAGATACGTAAAATTAATAAAAAAATAGTCAAAGTAACTATAGATCTAATAA
This region includes:
- a CDS encoding Lrp/AsnC family transcriptional regulator; translation: MEEILEILEQNSRYTHEQIATMSGKGVDEVKEAIKDYEDKSIIAGYTTLVNWENTGKEIVTALIEVRITPQRGEGFDKVAERIYKFPEVTACYLMSGGFDLTVIVEGKTMKEVALFVSEKLAIQQYVVSTSTHFVLRKYKDHGTIFKEEKIDDREAIFI
- the pulA gene encoding type I pullulanase, encoding MMQSILYEHENYCGKLGAIYSKEKTEFILWAPVSKTVKIVLYYKKENKILDMEKKEKGIWSLEIYEDLNGVYYNYIVNNGENEIEVVDPYAKAVNVNGNMGMVIDLQSTNPEGWENDIKPKFISPTDAIIYEMHIRDFSVSETSGVTEKFRGKYDGVYEKGTHIPGTNIPTCLEYIRDLGITHIHLMPIFDYATVDESNPKNYNWGYDPKNFNVPEGSYSLDPFNGEKRIIEFKNMIKTLHEYGIRIVMDVVYNHTHSGYNSNLNCIVPNYYYRQNSDGRFSNGSGCGNELATERNMVKKFIIDSIIYWAKEYHIDGFRFDLMGLYDIEIMKDIRRKLDKIDKSILMYGEGWTGGVSPLPDWDKTIKFNISKFGDMKLAVFSDDIRDGIKGNVFDSNSKGFISGEYNLEETIKFGVVASVKHDQIKYDKLRYSKFPWANEPYQTVTYTSSHDNYTLWDKLCMANRNYLEEDLKSMNKLSAAIVLTSQGIAFFQAGEEFLRTKKNKDGSLNSNSYNAPDYVNALDWSRRIKYKDILDYYKGLIKLRKFCKGFRMNSSNEIRENLRFLEKNINFYNDKIVAFKINLNNLQSKWKEICIIYNANFNSEEIKLDKSSWSVIVNENKAGIEELTYIEGNVLKIPKLSCYVLVKK